In Camelus dromedarius isolate mCamDro1 chromosome 16, mCamDro1.pat, whole genome shotgun sequence, the genomic stretch CCCTTGCTCGGGGGCCCACTGTTGGACAGGAAGGGTGGGTGAGGGCAATGAGAAAATCTCCCAAGAATTGACCAGAGCATCGGGGAATTAAGCTCTTTTCCCCTACCCCCAGGAAAGCTCAGGTAACAGTCCTGACCCCCTGCAGCCCTCCTGATAAGGTGGGCTGTAGGTTCCAGGGGCTCCTTTCTGAATggagcaggcaggcctggctctTCAACTTTAGGCCTCTGTCCATAAcccacccagccacccagccACCCAGCCAGCAGCATCCGCAGGGCCTGCTCGCAGCTGGGTCTGCTGTCCTGTTGAGCACAACGTGTCTAGAAACTAAGAGCCAGGGCCAGTATCCATTCCACTCATCCTGGTGGGCACCCTCCCAAGACTGCCCAGGAAATGGGAGAGCAGGTAACATGGGCCCAGTGTCCTGCAAAGTGGGAACAAAGGGCCCTCTGTCTCCCCCACCTTCCTGCGCAGCAGGCCTGTGTCCAGCTCTTCTGAACCATGTCTTGGCCTCATCTGAACCTTCTCCCTGTAGTGCTGAGACAATTTCTTGTCCTTGAGTCAGATCCTTAGAAATCTACACCCTCTAAGGCTGCAATGACCAGGCCTCCTATCTTAGGGGTCCGGGGACATTTTGCCCACCATGAAAGAGCAGCTTTTGAGGCGTCCTTGGGGGTTAAGCCCTCAGAGGCCAGGCCAGCTCCACCGgccctgtgccccacccccacccccaccatgtgaTGACCCAACAATTGTTCACAATGCTGTGGCTGGTCAGGAGGGTGGGCTTTGTGACACAGGCGGGACTGGGCTCTTGGGGAGCTGGCTCAGAGACATCAGGTGGACATAAGCCTCCCCAACACCAATGAGCTCCCCTTCCCATACCCCTAATCCATCCCCTACCCAGTCCCCCTCCCAGTCCCGGTCCAACCACCTGAACCAGCAGCCCTATGCCAGCTCTGGTGGCTCAGCCCCTTCCCCGTCCCCAACCCGGGGGTCTTCCCGGCCTGCCTCACAGCCCTCTTCCCGGGCTtcctccctgacccccagccctCATATCCAGCCTCGAGGGTCTGCCCAAAACGCCACTCCACCCACCTCCAAATCTCCCTCCCAATCTGGCTTGAAATCCACCTCTAGAAACTCTTCCCAGAATCCCCCTGTGCCCAGCACCAAGTCCccctcccacagcccagccccctcAGCCTCCTACATTGGGCCCATTCGAGGCATCCCATCCTACATCGCCCCCTATGTGCCCCGCTTCCTGAAGGAGCCCCCCTTTTTCCAGCCTCCTACATCACCGCTCCCCCAAAACCAGTGCttcccctgctccttcccctgcccttccCGGAATCAGGAGCGCACTCCCCCTAAATCTCTTTATTTCCctcttctcccaccccctccctacCACCCTCAGATCAGCTGCTCCTACCCGACTCCTCCCGCTCTATTCAcgcccccctcctctctctcctacTCCCTGCCCACTGAAGTCCTAGTGGGCGGGAAGCCGCACGTGGTCCCCACGGTGCTGCCAGCCACCTTCTACACCCCCTTCTCCCGCTACtatgcccagccccacccctaccGGTCCATACACCGCCGCCGCCCCAGCACCTTCCCCCTCTCCTCACTCCCCAACATGCCATACGATGGCACTGGCCGCTCTGTCCACTTCTTTCATGGGTCCTAGGCCCCAGACCTATTTTGGACCAGAAGCCTCTGCCAGCAAATTCAAGCTACTACATCCAGACTTCATCAGCTATCTGACGGAGAGGTAGGTGCTGGTGATGGGGTGGGAGAAGGGTGCCAGAAGACCTGCTCCCCTCACAGCACTTTATactacccccacccccgctgaCACACATTCCTGGGCCACGTGCCGAGGATGCCCCCGGGAGCACTTACACTGCTTCACTTAATACTTTCTTTAAATAGCTTGATGGAGATGGTGTTCTATCAGTCCAGGTAGACAGGTAATGGACAGGGCACTCAGCAGAAACCAAGGTTTGCTTACTGGGGATGTTCACAACGGCACAGGCCAGGTATGGGGGGACCATAGGTACGGGGCTGTAACGGGACTAGAAGAAGCCAAGTTGTCATCACTTTCAGCCAAACCCAGCCAACAGAGCAACCgcagggaggagcctggggaaCATTGCCAGCAGATCTCACCCCTcaccgcctccctccctccctccctccagtggTTCTCAGCAGGACACAGCAGGGGGTAATCTGTCCCGTCCAGGAGACAGTTTTGATTGTCACTAGGCGAGCATGAGTGCCACTAgcgggcagaggccagggatgctgctgaacatccgaCGACACACCGGACAGGCTCTGCAAGAAAGATCTGGCCCAAAGTGTCAACACTGCTGCAGCTGAGCAGCCCAGCAGCTAGCATCCCGACGCAGAGCAGGCCAGGGTGGCAAGTGGGTCTGGGAGGCAAACTGAAGACTATTCAACAGAACAGGCTGAGAGTCTAGGTGAATCCAGGGCTGAGGTCAAGGCCTGTGGTCACCGTACTGTGGCTGGCCTCACTTTTGGACCACCTGGGCGTGTGTGTGTTCACATGCCTGCACCATCTCACCAGTGACTCCAGCAACAGGGCCTGTGTGCTCTGTCCTTCAAATGCGGCTCCTGCTTGGCCAAAGTCTGGAGGTAGAGGGAAACTAGGTCTCAGGCCACCTGTGCCCTAGGCATCATGGTGTAAGCAGGGTGTTGCAGAGAAGACAAGTTAGGCTGGATTCAGGCTTCTAGGGAGTGGGAGAATGGGGAAGGGTCTCACTTGCAGTTTGAGAGCCTGCTCCTTTTTCTCACCCCCACTCTGTTATCTACAGTGTCATTTCAACCAAAGATTTTTGCATGTAGttcattttttttgtcttttcccaaaTAAGGGGTGGACTGGGCCAGAAGGGCCAGAAATGTTCACAGCTTTCCGACCTGTCTGATGTGGTGTAATGGCACAGCCATCAGGCTAGTGTGCAAGACCAGGTCTTGCATTTTtatgcctctttttccttccaggtTTTTGAAATCAAAGTTGATTAACACAAAATTTAAAGACCTTTATATGCCTAGTACTGGGGCCCTCATGCTGCTGACAGCTTTGCATACCTGTGACCAGGTAAGAGGTCTTCTCTTTTCAGGAGCCCACAGCAGCTCAAAGTGAATGGAACCTAATTTGATCCACGATATCCCTGCCAGCCCAGACCATGGAGTCTGGGCTTCTATCTTGTAGGGGGGAAGGATACCCCAGCTGCAGGAGTGATCTAGTCTAGGGCACAGGCTGGAGGAAGTGTTCACCAGAGTCCCTTGAAGGAGAGCTTCCTGGGCCAGCCCTGCCTTTCCTCCCACAGCCACCatccccccgccccttccccacttccttttTTCACCCTCTCTGTCCTATAGCAGTCTATATGGTATTTAAGGCACATGGTGCAAATTGCTCTTGTGAAAGCAAAATCTTCTCAAAAGAAGTGAGTAGACATCTTTTTATGAGGACATTCTAGGATTGACGTGGGCAGCCTTCACACACAGAATCTCTGAAATCACTTTATGAGATATTCTTGATGGGATGGTGCCCACATGAGCCGCATGGAGACAGGTTGAGAAGTGATTTTCAAGGAAAGGTAGTGACCAATGCTGAAGCCAGCACAAGAACTGGAGGCCAAGCACCACTGGACTCTGGTCCTATaccttttcccttttaaaacaGGAGTTTCTTGTCAGCAGTAGCCATCAGAATAGGAAACAGATAAAAGGGGGCTTTCTGCCTCCATCTTGAGCTTATGGCAATCATGGCTTTGGTGTCACAGACCCGAGTTCAAAACCCAGTTCACAAAATGGCTGTGGACACACATTTGATCATCTTTCTGAGCCTGCTTCCCcgtttgtaaaatggggctaatattTACCTAAGATTAAGGCTGGGCTAAGAAAATGTGCAGAAAGAACAGTGCCAGATGTTACTGTGAGCTACTATTGTTTGCCCGGCTTCACACAAGGCACCCAAGGAAGCAGGGCGGTGGGGGGGCCACACCTTTCTAAATTCATGTCACTTTACAGGAACCTGCACATAGCAGACGCTCGTTAAGTGCTAACCCAGTGACTGTCGTTGTCCAGGTTAGTGCCTATGGATTCATCACAAGCAACTACCAGAAATTTTCTGACCACTACTTCGAACGGGTGAAGAAGCCACTGATATTCTACGTGAACCACGATCTGTCTCTGGAGGCCACCCTGTGGAGGGACCTGCATGAGGCCAGCATCCTTTGGCTGTACCAGCGCTGACCCTGAAGCGCCcaagacctttgttcttttagagCTGTGACCCTCATCCCCTCAAGTGGCCAAAGCTACCTTGTCTTTTCAGCCTCTTGAGAGGAACTCCAAGTGTTTTTGACCGTCCCCTTCTTCAGTGGATTTGTGACTGTCATTGAAGCCTGTTCTTCGTGGGACATCCCATCTTGTCCTTGGCTCATCCGAGAAAACTCCCCTCTGGTCTGAGACAGACATCCCAACCTTGGTCAAGGAAAAGGGACTGCTCTGCTATTCTTGTTTAACAATTGAAGATGAGAGGCTGTCACCCTCACCAGCATGAGGCAGGCCTACTCCAGAGCTGAGCAATTCAAGGCAGCAGTTAGCACTGACAGACTTTAGGAAGTCAGTGGAGTGGCTCACTAACTCAGCTAAGAGCCAGGAGCAAACGCACTCCCCAGCCTAAATCCTCCCACTGGCGTGTCCAGCCTCACAAACTCCAAAGCATTTCAGCTCAGGGACATCTTAACATTTCTGAGAACAGGACCGACTTACTTCTGCCCCCCGATAAATTTAGAGCATAAAAGGCAGAATGTGACTTGAAAGTAGATAACTGCATAAATGGATGACCACTGTCTTTTTTATGTGCGCACCGGGCATAGTATACCACGCAGGGTGTTTAGCATGGAGAATTCGGCATTCAGAATTCAACCCAGGGAAGGTTCTGATGGAGGTCAACTGCACAGAAGGCTGTGTGTCTCTGATTAAAGTCCCACTGGGGATGTATTACAACCCTGTCACCAAAAGGATGACACCATCAGGTACTGAACCTCATGGCTTCAATATAGACTTAATTGATCGGCAGTTGTAGATTATAAGAGCTTCTATTAGAAGTGTAAACCAACTGAGTTACTATTGGATTTACTGTCCCAATGACTAGTCTCATGTTGCTACACCCTGCAAGGCAGCG encodes the following:
- the LOC135323243 gene encoding uncharacterized protein LOC135323243, with the protein product MSSPSHTPNPSPTQSPSQSRSNHLNQQPYASSGGSAPSPSPTRGSSRPASQPSSRASSLTPSPHIQPRGSAQNATPPTSKSPSQSGLKSTSRNSSQNPPVPSTKSPSHSPAPSASYIGPIRGIPSYIAPYVPRFLKEPPFFQPPTSPLPQNQCFPCSFPCPSRNQERTPPKSLYFPLLPPPPYHPQISCSYPTPPALFTPPSSLSYSLPTEVLVGGKPHVVPTVLPATFYTPFSRYYAQPHPYRSIHRRRPSTFPLSSLPNMPYDGTGRSVHFFHGS